From a region of the Myxococcaceae bacterium JPH2 genome:
- the ruvX gene encoding Holliday junction resolvase RuvX, which produces MRTFGLDYGTKTIGVAVSDGLGLTAQTVTTVRRTSLKADLAALARLAQEHEVSRMVIGLPLNMDGSEGPRAEASRKFADVVSQALSIPVELWDERLSTVAATRTLLEADVSRARRKEVIDQLAAQFILQGWLDAHRPPETHLHADDYDPEP; this is translated from the coding sequence ATGCGCACCTTCGGCCTGGACTACGGAACCAAGACCATCGGCGTGGCCGTCTCGGACGGCCTGGGCCTGACCGCGCAGACCGTCACCACGGTGCGGCGCACCTCGCTCAAGGCGGACCTCGCCGCGCTCGCCCGACTGGCCCAGGAGCATGAGGTGAGCCGCATGGTCATCGGGCTGCCGCTCAACATGGACGGCTCCGAGGGCCCTCGCGCGGAGGCCTCGCGCAAGTTCGCGGACGTGGTGTCGCAGGCCCTGTCCATCCCCGTGGAGCTCTGGGACGAGCGCCTGTCCACCGTGGCCGCCACGCGCACCCTGCTGGAGGCGGACGTCTCGCGCGCCCGCCGCAAGGAAGTCATCGACCAGCTCGCGGCGCAGTTCATCCTTCAGGGTTGGCTCGATGCCCACCGGCCGCCCGAGACCCATCTCCACGCCGATGACTACGACCCGGAGCCGTAA
- the mltG gene encoding endolytic transglycosylase MltG translates to MKKVLLALLVLALLAGAAAGGWYQLREQRITEFAATAVTLATPVTVDIPSGTGPRALARLLTDQHVTTDAELLYLYIRRENLGPKLKAGEYEFSGDLTPTQALEKILSGQVKVYRFTVPEGLRAEEILPIVAASELKLDLKKLETLAASPAFLRKAGVPTQSIEGFLFPDTYTFTRNATEESVLTKMVARALEEYKHADADRKNGVKLDLLQTFTLASIVEKETGAPQERPRISCVFHNRLKKGMRLETDPTVIYAMRLLRGVYNKNITRKDLETLHPYNTYKVAGLPPGPIASPGTAALQAALHPIDCEDLFFVSRNDGTHLFCPTYECHEANVRKWQVEFFRKSQKQGANTAHP, encoded by the coding sequence GTGAAGAAAGTCCTCCTCGCCCTCCTCGTCCTCGCGCTGCTCGCGGGCGCCGCCGCGGGCGGCTGGTACCAGTTGCGCGAGCAGCGCATCACCGAGTTCGCCGCCACCGCGGTCACCCTCGCCACGCCCGTCACCGTGGACATCCCCTCGGGCACCGGTCCGCGCGCACTCGCCCGGCTGTTGACCGACCAGCACGTGACGACCGACGCGGAGCTGCTCTACCTCTACATCCGCCGCGAGAACCTGGGCCCCAAGCTCAAGGCCGGCGAGTACGAGTTCAGCGGCGACCTCACGCCCACGCAGGCCCTGGAGAAGATCCTCTCCGGCCAGGTGAAGGTGTACCGCTTCACCGTCCCCGAGGGTCTGCGCGCCGAGGAGATCCTCCCCATCGTCGCGGCGTCCGAGCTGAAGCTCGACCTCAAGAAGCTGGAGACGCTCGCGGCGAGCCCCGCGTTCCTGCGCAAGGCGGGCGTCCCGACGCAAAGCATCGAGGGATTCCTCTTCCCGGACACGTACACGTTCACGCGCAACGCCACCGAGGAGTCCGTGCTGACCAAGATGGTCGCGCGCGCGCTCGAGGAGTACAAGCACGCGGACGCGGACCGGAAGAACGGCGTGAAGCTGGACCTGCTCCAGACCTTCACCCTGGCCTCCATCGTGGAGAAGGAGACCGGCGCGCCGCAGGAGCGCCCGCGCATCTCCTGCGTGTTCCACAACCGCCTCAAGAAGGGCATGCGGTTGGAGACCGACCCCACGGTCATCTACGCCATGCGGCTCTTGCGCGGCGTGTACAACAAGAACATCACGCGCAAGGACCTGGAGACGCTCCACCCGTACAACACCTACAAGGTGGCGGGCCTGCCGCCGGGCCCCATCGCGAGCCCCGGCACCGCCGCGCTCCAGGCCGCGCTGCATCCCATCGATTGCGAGGACCTCTTCTTCGTCTCACGCAACGACGGCACGCACCTGTTCTGCCCCACCTACGAGTGCCACGAGGCCAACGTGCGCAAGTGGCAGGTGGAGTTCTTCCGCAAGTCCCAGAAGCAGGGCGCGAACACCGCGCATCCGTGA
- a CDS encoding glycosyltransferase family 39 protein, translating into MATAPSSATVPPATAPGLAAVPAPDVEPSTRLLLGLLLLFALVPRLVVFAVNENFYGDAVVRTELAERWLQSPHVIKSYGDGAYQFGPLHVYAVGAALSVMDREVAGRAVSLLFGVLSVVPLFALTRRLFGWRAGMVAGLAFAAWGMHLQFSTTAGSEAVSLFFMLGVFALYAEAVDENRFSPLFWAAVLLNFACATRYDAWMYIPLLTVSLVFSSEDKVVALTRAVGFGLVCLPFPLLWMQGNEMAHGDPFFPIKAVENFHKQWVADSGGGSIGWRLQQVGFWPGVALFTLTPGVALLGIVGMVKAWRERPETRWLVVAAVVPAAYFTFRAAVLLNFVPLARFTVTQLVVLPVFVALGFSAVVAGRAAWVRQGVLWLSGVLAVALPVALGLFTFRAEGGLRDSLRPVSPTSTNPVAVMQVARFLKDEVAAKGGAAAIDDDPGYMDLQLAFFSGLPEMRMARVRWDTFRQRLKETQPQVLVRFDQGALVKDAGVRLEGRTLVLDGVTYEEQDGFSAPLHVYRRRP; encoded by the coding sequence ATGGCGACTGCCCCCAGCTCCGCAACCGTTCCCCCCGCCACCGCGCCCGGCCTCGCGGCGGTGCCCGCGCCCGACGTCGAGCCGAGCACCCGGCTGCTCCTGGGCCTGTTGTTGCTCTTCGCGCTCGTGCCTCGGCTGGTGGTGTTCGCCGTCAACGAGAACTTCTACGGCGACGCGGTGGTCCGCACGGAGCTGGCCGAGCGGTGGTTGCAGTCTCCGCACGTCATCAAGTCCTACGGCGACGGGGCCTATCAGTTCGGGCCGCTGCACGTGTACGCGGTGGGCGCGGCGCTGTCGGTGATGGACCGGGAGGTCGCGGGGCGCGCGGTGAGCCTCCTGTTCGGCGTGCTGTCCGTGGTGCCGCTGTTCGCGTTGACGCGGCGGTTGTTCGGGTGGCGCGCGGGCATGGTGGCGGGGCTCGCGTTCGCCGCATGGGGCATGCACCTGCAGTTCTCCACCACGGCGGGCAGCGAGGCCGTGTCGCTCTTCTTCATGCTCGGCGTGTTCGCGCTCTACGCGGAGGCGGTGGACGAGAACCGCTTCTCGCCCTTGTTCTGGGCGGCGGTGCTGCTCAACTTCGCCTGTGCGACGCGCTACGACGCGTGGATGTACATCCCGCTGCTCACCGTGTCGCTCGTCTTCAGCAGCGAGGACAAGGTGGTGGCGCTGACGCGCGCGGTGGGCTTCGGGTTGGTGTGTCTGCCGTTCCCGCTGCTGTGGATGCAGGGCAACGAGATGGCGCACGGCGATCCGTTCTTCCCCATCAAGGCGGTGGAGAACTTCCACAAGCAGTGGGTGGCGGACTCGGGCGGCGGCTCCATTGGGTGGCGCCTGCAGCAGGTGGGGTTCTGGCCCGGGGTGGCGCTCTTCACGCTGACGCCCGGCGTGGCGCTGCTGGGCATCGTGGGCATGGTGAAGGCCTGGCGCGAGCGCCCGGAGACGCGCTGGCTGGTGGTGGCGGCGGTGGTGCCGGCCGCGTACTTCACCTTCCGCGCGGCGGTGCTGCTCAACTTCGTTCCGCTGGCGCGCTTCACGGTGACGCAGCTGGTGGTGCTGCCCGTCTTCGTGGCGCTGGGCTTCAGCGCGGTGGTGGCGGGCCGCGCGGCGTGGGTGCGGCAGGGCGTGTTGTGGCTGAGCGGCGTGCTCGCGGTGGCGTTGCCCGTGGCGCTGGGCCTGTTCACGTTTCGCGCGGAAGGGGGCCTGCGAGACTCGCTGCGGCCGGTGAGCCCCACGTCCACCAACCCGGTGGCGGTGATGCAGGTGGCGCGCTTCCTCAAGGACGAGGTGGCGGCGAAGGGTGGCGCGGCGGCCATCGACGATGACCCTGGCTACATGGACCTCCAGCTCGCCTTCTTCTCGGGCCTGCCCGAGATGCGGATGGCCCGCGTTCGCTGGGACACCTTCCGCCAGCGCCTGAAGGAGACGCAGCCGCAGGTGCTGGTGCGCTTCGACCAGGGCGCCCTGGTGAAGGACGCCGGAGTCCGGTTGGAGGGCCGCACGCTGGTGCTCGACGGCGTCACGTATGAGGAGCAGGACGGCTTCTCCGCGCCCCTCCACGTGTACCGCCGCCGGCCGTAG
- a CDS encoding ABC transporter ATP-binding protein, which yields MPQVEVVSLEKTYPPPPFSWARGRRATARPALRGLSFHVDAGEVVALIGPNGAGKSTLLRILCGLLLPDGGHARVAGLDVVEGRPEVRRHVGAALSDDRGLSPRLTPRQNLRFFAALYDVPSRDVDPRIEELARMLEAQPLLDREVRTLSSGEKARVVLMRAMLHQPRVLLLDEVTRSLDPGAARRVRTRVLGEAAARGTAVLFASHDLEEVRAVAARVVLLDQGRIASQGPYADVHPAAQALFALAEDSA from the coding sequence ATGCCGCAGGTCGAGGTCGTCTCCCTGGAGAAGACATATCCGCCGCCACCGTTCTCGTGGGCGCGCGGACGTCGCGCGACGGCTCGACCCGCGCTGCGCGGACTCTCCTTCCACGTGGACGCGGGCGAAGTGGTCGCGCTCATCGGACCGAACGGCGCGGGCAAGTCCACCCTGCTGCGCATCCTCTGCGGCCTCCTCCTCCCAGACGGAGGACACGCGCGGGTGGCGGGGCTCGATGTCGTCGAGGGACGCCCCGAGGTGCGCCGTCACGTGGGCGCCGCCCTGAGCGATGACCGGGGCCTGTCCCCTCGGCTCACCCCGCGACAGAACCTGCGCTTCTTCGCCGCGCTCTACGACGTGCCCTCGCGCGACGTGGACCCGCGCATCGAGGAGCTGGCGCGGATGCTGGAAGCCCAGCCCCTGCTGGACCGGGAGGTGCGCACCCTGTCCTCCGGGGAGAAGGCCCGCGTGGTGCTCATGCGCGCGATGCTCCACCAGCCGCGCGTGCTGCTCCTCGACGAGGTGACTCGCTCGCTGGACCCAGGGGCCGCGCGGCGCGTGCGCACCCGGGTGCTCGGCGAGGCGGCGGCGCGCGGCACCGCCGTGCTCTTCGCCAGCCATGACCTGGAAGAAGTCCGAGCCGTCGCCGCGCGCGTGGTGCTGCTGGACCAGGGCCGCATCGCATCCCAGGGTCCCTACGCGGATGTCCACCCGGCCGCGCAAGCGCTGTTCGCGCTCGCCGAGGACTCCGCATGA
- a CDS encoding ABC transporter permease — MRRLLAFLRRDLQVATAYRLNALLLATGGLFTLTLFYFLARAVGQPAALQGRYGGDYYSFALVGLATATLLRSLQRGFGEAVRAAQNDGSLEPLLAAPLPTVQVVTLMAAGPVAASLVRAGILLSAGTLLFGARLSLNPLGFAVTLILSVVSFGALGLLSAAFVLVFKRGDPFAYALDMASYLFAGVLYPPDVLPPTLHALARLLPATHALHGLRAAALKGAGIPELLSTWGVLLAFSAVLWPLAAFALAAARRHVERTGTLPHS; from the coding sequence ATGAGGCGGCTGCTCGCCTTCCTCCGGCGCGACCTCCAGGTCGCCACCGCCTATCGCCTCAACGCCTTGCTGCTCGCCACGGGTGGGCTGTTCACCCTCACGCTCTTCTATTTCCTCGCCCGCGCGGTGGGACAGCCCGCGGCCCTCCAAGGCCGGTACGGCGGGGACTATTACTCCTTCGCGCTCGTGGGGCTCGCCACCGCCACGCTGCTGCGCTCGCTTCAGCGAGGCTTTGGCGAGGCCGTGCGCGCCGCGCAGAACGATGGCTCGCTGGAACCCTTGCTCGCCGCGCCGCTCCCCACCGTCCAGGTCGTGACCTTGATGGCCGCGGGCCCCGTGGCGGCGAGTCTGGTGCGCGCGGGCATCTTGTTGTCCGCGGGGACGCTGCTGTTCGGCGCGCGTCTGTCGTTGAACCCGCTGGGGTTCGCCGTGACGCTCATCCTGAGCGTCGTGTCCTTTGGCGCGCTGGGCCTCTTGTCCGCCGCGTTCGTGCTCGTCTTCAAGCGCGGCGACCCCTTTGCCTATGCGCTGGACATGGCCAGCTATCTGTTCGCGGGTGTTCTCTACCCACCCGACGTCCTCCCTCCAACATTGCATGCGCTCGCACGCCTGCTCCCCGCCACACATGCCTTGCATGGGCTGCGAGCCGCCGCGCTGAAGGGTGCGGGAATCCCTGAGCTGCTCTCCACCTGGGGCGTTCTGCTCGCTTTCAGTGCCGTGTTGTGGCCATTGGCCGCATTCGCACTCGCCGCCGCGCGCCGACATGTGGAGCGGACGGGGACGCTGCCCCACAGTTGA
- a CDS encoding serine protein kinase: MKDAEKVSWVSRIAALQDIKTYAELNWEGSFEDYLEIVRKNPKVTRTAFQRIYDMILSHGKSEYIDNKKKLIRYHFFSDEKFGGRDAIFGLDVPLMKLVNVFKSAAQGYGTEKRVILLHGPVGSSKSTIARLLKKGIEEYSKTPEGAAYTFSWVTDRKQPDGSVSKEKMRCPMNEEPLNLVPREWRTKVFGELSSTEGGYTIPDGCELCPACRFVFKDLMTQYGGDFGKVMNHVRVHRLVFSEKDRVGIGTFQPKDEKNQDSTELTGDINYRKIAEYGSDSDPRAFNFDGEFNIANRGIIEFVEVLKLDVAFLYDLLGASQEHKIKPKKFPQTDIDEVIIGHTNEPEYKKLENNEFMEALRDRTVKIDIPYITKLTEEVKIYEKDFNSRAIKGKHIAPHTLEMAAMWAVLTRLEEPKKHNLSLLQKLKLYNGKTLPNFTEDNIKELRKESVREGLEGISARYIQDKISNALVSDKGEGCINPFMVLNELEAGLKTHSLINSEDARKRMKELLTTVKQEYEDIVKNEVQRAISADEDAIGKLCGNYIDNIKAYTQKEKVKNKYTGLYEEPDERLMRSIEEKIDIPESRKDDFRREIMNYIGALAVEGKTFNYRTNERLHKALELKLFEDQKDSIKLKNLVSSVVDKETQEKIDLVKDRMMKNYGYCEICSTDVLNFVASIFARGDAKE, from the coding sequence ATGAAGGACGCTGAGAAGGTTTCGTGGGTCTCCAGGATTGCCGCACTCCAGGACATCAAGACCTACGCGGAGCTCAACTGGGAGGGCTCGTTCGAGGACTACCTCGAAATCGTTCGCAAGAACCCCAAGGTCACCCGCACCGCCTTCCAGAGGATCTACGACATGATCCTCAGCCACGGGAAGTCGGAGTACATCGACAACAAGAAGAAGCTCATCCGCTACCACTTCTTCAGTGACGAGAAGTTCGGCGGCCGGGACGCCATCTTCGGGCTCGATGTGCCCTTGATGAAGCTCGTGAATGTCTTCAAGTCGGCGGCGCAGGGGTACGGCACCGAGAAGCGCGTCATCCTCCTTCATGGCCCCGTGGGCTCGTCCAAGTCCACCATCGCGCGCCTGCTCAAGAAGGGCATCGAGGAGTATTCCAAGACACCCGAGGGCGCGGCCTACACCTTCTCCTGGGTGACGGACAGGAAGCAGCCCGACGGCTCGGTCAGCAAGGAGAAGATGCGCTGCCCGATGAACGAGGAGCCGCTCAACCTGGTGCCCCGCGAGTGGCGCACCAAGGTGTTCGGCGAGCTGTCCTCCACCGAGGGCGGCTACACCATCCCCGATGGCTGCGAGCTGTGCCCCGCCTGCCGCTTCGTCTTCAAGGACTTGATGACGCAGTACGGGGGCGACTTCGGCAAGGTGATGAACCACGTGCGCGTCCACCGGCTCGTCTTCAGCGAGAAGGACCGCGTGGGCATCGGCACCTTCCAGCCCAAGGATGAAAAGAACCAGGACTCCACCGAGCTGACCGGCGACATCAACTACCGGAAGATCGCCGAGTACGGCTCGGACTCGGATCCGCGCGCCTTCAACTTCGATGGCGAGTTCAACATCGCCAACCGCGGCATCATCGAGTTCGTCGAGGTGCTCAAGCTGGACGTCGCGTTCCTCTACGACCTGCTCGGCGCGTCGCAGGAACACAAAATCAAGCCGAAGAAGTTCCCTCAGACGGACATCGACGAGGTCATCATCGGGCACACCAACGAGCCCGAGTACAAGAAGCTCGAGAACAACGAGTTCATGGAGGCCTTGCGCGACCGCACGGTGAAGATTGACATCCCGTACATCACCAAGCTCACCGAGGAGGTGAAGATCTACGAGAAGGACTTCAACTCCCGCGCCATCAAGGGCAAGCACATCGCGCCGCACACCCTGGAGATGGCGGCCATGTGGGCCGTGCTCACGCGCCTGGAGGAGCCCAAGAAGCACAACCTGTCGCTCCTGCAGAAGCTCAAGCTCTACAACGGCAAGACGCTCCCCAACTTCACCGAGGACAACATCAAGGAGTTGCGCAAGGAGAGCGTCCGCGAGGGCCTGGAAGGCATCAGCGCCCGCTACATCCAGGACAAGATTTCCAACGCGCTGGTGAGCGACAAGGGCGAGGGCTGCATCAATCCCTTCATGGTCCTCAACGAGTTGGAGGCCGGCCTCAAGACGCACTCGCTCATCAACAGCGAGGACGCCCGCAAGCGCATGAAGGAGCTGCTCACCACGGTGAAGCAGGAGTACGAGGACATCGTCAAGAACGAGGTCCAGCGCGCCATCAGCGCCGACGAGGACGCCATCGGCAAGCTGTGCGGCAACTACATCGACAACATCAAGGCCTATACCCAGAAGGAGAAGGTCAAGAACAAGTACACCGGCCTCTACGAGGAGCCCGATGAGCGCCTCATGCGCTCCATCGAGGAGAAGATAGACATCCCCGAGAGCCGCAAGGACGACTTCCGCCGCGAGATCATGAACTACATCGGCGCGCTGGCGGTGGAGGGAAAGACTTTCAACTACCGGACCAACGAGCGCCTGCACAAGGCGCTGGAGCTGAAGCTGTTCGAGGACCAGAAGGACAGCATCAAGCTCAAGAACCTTGTCTCCTCCGTGGTGGACAAGGAGACCCAGGAGAAGATCGACCTGGTGAAGGACCGGATGATGAAGAACTACGGGTACTGCGAGATCTGCTCCACGGACGTGCTGAACTTCGTGGCCAGCATCTTCGCCCGCGGCGACGCGAAGGAGTAA
- a CDS encoding DUF444 family protein: protein MTLKIHQDHSRFKQIVRGKIKANLRRYVQKGEMIGKKGKDAISIPIPFIDIPRFKYGHKEQGGVGQGEGEVGQQLGPGAVEPGDGHQAGQGEGDHALEVDITLDELAQILGEELQLPNIERRQNERLITQRIRYTGVNTTGPESLRHFKRTFKQALKRQIATGTYDPKMPVIIPTREDRRYRSYKLQDLPETNAVIIYMMDVSGSMGDEQKEIVRIESFWLDTWLRHQYKGLESRYIIHDAVAREVDRDTFFHTRESGGTMISSAYKLCRDIILADYPKSAWNIYPFHFSDGDNWSADDTRQCIDMLRNDVLPNVNQFAYGQVESPYGSGQFIKDLREAVGDTPNVALSEIADKDAIYASIKDFLGKGR from the coding sequence GTGACCTTGAAGATCCACCAGGACCACTCGCGCTTCAAACAGATCGTCCGCGGGAAGATCAAAGCCAACCTGCGCCGCTACGTGCAGAAGGGCGAGATGATCGGCAAGAAGGGCAAGGATGCCATCAGCATCCCCATCCCTTTCATCGACATTCCGCGCTTCAAGTATGGCCACAAGGAGCAAGGCGGCGTCGGACAGGGCGAGGGCGAGGTGGGCCAGCAGTTGGGCCCCGGGGCTGTCGAGCCCGGGGACGGACACCAGGCCGGCCAGGGCGAGGGAGACCACGCCCTGGAGGTGGACATCACCCTGGACGAGCTGGCGCAGATATTGGGCGAGGAGCTGCAGTTGCCCAACATCGAGCGGCGCCAGAACGAGCGGCTCATCACCCAGCGCATCCGCTACACGGGGGTCAACACCACCGGCCCGGAGTCCCTGCGGCACTTCAAGCGCACCTTCAAGCAGGCCCTGAAGCGGCAGATCGCCACCGGGACGTATGACCCGAAGATGCCGGTCATCATCCCCACGCGCGAGGACCGCCGCTATCGCAGCTACAAGCTGCAGGATCTGCCGGAGACGAACGCGGTCATCATCTACATGATGGACGTGTCCGGCTCGATGGGTGACGAGCAGAAGGAGATCGTCCGCATCGAGAGCTTCTGGCTGGATACGTGGCTGCGCCACCAATACAAGGGATTGGAGTCGCGCTACATCATCCACGACGCCGTGGCGCGCGAGGTGGACCGGGACACGTTCTTCCACACGCGCGAGTCCGGCGGGACGATGATCTCCAGCGCCTACAAGCTCTGCCGGGACATCATCCTGGCGGACTACCCGAAGAGCGCGTGGAACATCTACCCGTTCCACTTCAGCGACGGTGACAACTGGAGCGCGGATGACACGCGCCAGTGCATCGACATGCTCCGCAACGACGTGCTGCCCAACGTCAACCAGTTCGCCTACGGACAGGTGGAGTCACCCTATGGCAGCGGCCAGTTCATCAAGGACTTGCGCGAGGCGGTGGGAGACACCCCCAACGTCGCGCTGAGCGAGATCGCCGACAAGGACGCCATCTACGCCTCCATCAAGGACTTCCTCGGCAAGGGCCGCTGA
- a CDS encoding SpoVR family protein yields the protein MPKSLTPRLAQLRDEIHGHAKEFGLDFFDTVFEMVSYDEMNMVAAYGGFPTRYPHWRWGMEYEQLAKGYEYGLSKIYELVINNDPCYAYLMESNPEVDQKLVMAHVYGHCDFFKNNFSFRHTNRRMIDEMANHATRVRRWVDKLGVEKVEDFIDRALSLENLIDQHSPHIRRNPDPKRVEDERKANEGVEGFKVGREYMRGYINPSEFLDSQRRKVEDEKQRAKRFPERPQRDVLMFLLEHAPLEPWEADILAILRDEAYYFAPQGQTKIMNEGWASYWHSTIMTRRALRDDEIIDYADHHSGTMGTRPGAINPYKLGIELWRDIEDRWNKGKFGKEWDECDDLRARHAWDKKLGAGREKIFEVRKHYNDITFIDTFLTPEFALEQKLFVYGFNDKRNSWEILNREFRKVKAKLLQGLTNFGQPIIEVVDGNFENRGEMLLAHKHDGQDLKGDYARETLRNLQSLWRRPVNIITRYDAKGAMLRFDGQNHSEKKVEL from the coding sequence ATGCCCAAGAGCCTCACACCCCGCCTCGCCCAGCTCCGGGATGAAATCCATGGCCACGCCAAGGAGTTCGGCCTGGATTTCTTCGACACCGTCTTCGAGATGGTGAGCTACGACGAGATGAACATGGTGGCCGCCTACGGCGGCTTCCCCACGCGCTATCCGCACTGGCGCTGGGGCATGGAGTACGAGCAGCTCGCCAAGGGCTACGAGTACGGCCTGAGCAAGATCTATGAACTCGTCATCAACAACGACCCTTGCTACGCGTACTTGATGGAGAGCAACCCGGAGGTGGACCAGAAGCTGGTGATGGCCCACGTCTACGGTCACTGCGACTTCTTCAAGAACAACTTCTCCTTCCGGCACACCAACCGCCGGATGATTGACGAGATGGCCAACCACGCCACGCGGGTGCGCCGCTGGGTGGACAAGCTGGGCGTGGAGAAGGTGGAGGACTTCATCGACCGGGCCCTCAGCCTGGAGAACCTCATTGACCAGCACTCGCCTCACATCCGCCGCAATCCGGACCCCAAGCGGGTGGAGGACGAGCGCAAGGCGAACGAGGGCGTGGAGGGCTTCAAGGTGGGCCGCGAGTACATGCGCGGCTACATCAACCCTTCCGAGTTCCTCGACTCACAGCGGCGCAAGGTGGAGGACGAGAAGCAGCGGGCGAAGCGCTTCCCGGAGCGCCCCCAGCGCGATGTGCTGATGTTCCTGTTGGAGCACGCGCCGCTGGAGCCGTGGGAGGCGGACATCCTCGCCATCCTGCGCGACGAGGCCTATTACTTCGCGCCCCAAGGCCAGACGAAGATCATGAACGAGGGGTGGGCCAGCTACTGGCACTCCACCATCATGACCCGGCGGGCCCTGCGCGACGATGAAATCATCGACTACGCGGACCACCACTCGGGCACCATGGGCACGCGCCCCGGCGCCATCAATCCCTACAAGCTGGGCATCGAGCTGTGGCGGGACATCGAGGACCGGTGGAACAAGGGCAAGTTCGGCAAGGAGTGGGACGAGTGCGATGACCTGCGCGCGCGCCACGCGTGGGACAAGAAGCTGGGCGCCGGCCGCGAGAAGATTTTCGAGGTCCGCAAGCACTACAACGACATCACCTTCATCGACACGTTCCTCACGCCCGAGTTCGCGCTGGAGCAGAAGCTCTTCGTGTATGGGTTCAACGACAAGCGCAACTCGTGGGAGATCCTCAACCGCGAGTTCCGCAAGGTGAAGGCGAAGCTGCTCCAGGGCCTCACCAACTTCGGCCAGCCCATCATCGAGGTGGTGGACGGCAACTTCGAGAACCGCGGCGAGATGCTCCTGGCCCACAAGCACGACGGGCAGGACCTCAAGGGCGACTACGCCCGCGAGACGCTGCGCAACCTCCAGTCCCTCTGGCGCCGGCCCGTGAACATCATCACGCGCTACGACGCCAAGGGCGCCATGCTGCGCTTCGACGGGCAGAACCACTCCGAGAAGAAGGTGGAGCTGTAG
- a CDS encoding peptidoglycan DD-metalloendopeptidase family protein: MKTSALLCLLALLVASSSEAAIRYDIKNRRIQPRQTLAGALHEAALPDAQVEAVIAALEGVFDFRKSRVGDQFRLVMRDGELDFFDYRQSTVDEWQVRRDGEKYVGSKRSIEVEKQVSLVALEINTSLYEAALEAGEDPAIGLVLSDVFAWDIDFYRDVRKGDTARALVEKFVSKGRVLRYGEVLAATYEGGLVGNKKVFRYVTPDGQANYFQEDGASAKKSFLKSPLKYAHVTSGYGSRFHPVLQYVKNHNGVDYGTPIGTPVWAVADGTVVQAGNAGAAGNMVVLRHSNGFETQYMHLSGFAQGVRAGLRVSQKQVIAYSGNTGRSTGPHLHFGLKRGGQYTNPLTQKFPRADPLPKAQLPDFLAKTHELAQQLQAVSVAAVAGQAPAPTAK, translated from the coding sequence ATGAAGACCTCTGCCCTGCTCTGTCTGCTCGCCCTGCTGGTGGCCTCGTCCTCCGAAGCCGCCATCCGCTACGACATCAAGAACCGGCGCATCCAGCCGAGGCAGACCCTGGCGGGCGCGCTGCATGAAGCGGCGCTGCCGGACGCGCAGGTGGAGGCCGTCATCGCGGCGCTGGAGGGCGTGTTCGACTTCCGCAAGTCGCGCGTGGGCGACCAGTTCCGCCTGGTGATGCGCGACGGCGAGCTGGACTTCTTCGACTACCGCCAGAGCACGGTGGACGAGTGGCAGGTGCGCCGCGACGGCGAGAAGTACGTGGGCAGCAAGCGCTCCATCGAGGTGGAGAAGCAGGTGTCGCTCGTCGCGCTGGAGATCAACACGTCGCTGTACGAGGCGGCGCTGGAGGCGGGCGAGGACCCGGCCATCGGCTTGGTGCTGTCGGACGTGTTCGCGTGGGACATCGACTTCTACCGCGACGTGCGCAAGGGCGACACGGCGCGCGCCCTGGTGGAGAAGTTCGTCTCCAAGGGTCGCGTGCTGCGCTACGGCGAGGTGCTGGCGGCCACGTACGAGGGCGGGCTCGTGGGCAACAAGAAGGTGTTCCGCTACGTGACGCCGGACGGGCAGGCCAACTACTTCCAGGAGGACGGCGCGAGCGCGAAGAAGTCCTTCCTCAAGAGCCCGCTGAAGTACGCGCACGTCACCAGCGGCTACGGCTCGCGCTTCCACCCGGTGCTCCAGTACGTGAAGAACCACAACGGGGTGGACTACGGCACGCCCATTGGCACGCCGGTGTGGGCCGTGGCGGACGGCACCGTGGTGCAGGCGGGCAACGCGGGCGCGGCGGGCAACATGGTCGTCCTGCGCCACAGCAACGGCTTCGAGACGCAGTACATGCACCTGTCCGGCTTCGCGCAGGGCGTGCGCGCGGGCCTGCGCGTGTCCCAGAAGCAGGTGATTGCCTATTCGGGCAACACCGGGCGCTCCACCGGACCGCACCTGCACTTCGGCCTCAAGCGCGGCGGCCAGTACACCAACCCGCTCACCCAGAAGTTCCCTCGCGCGGACCCGCTGCCCAAGGCGCAGCTGCCGGACTTCCTCGCCAAGACGCACGAGCTGGCGCAGCAGCTCCAGGCCGTCTCCGTGGCCGCGGTGGCCGGCCAGGCGCCCGCCCCTACCGCCAAATAG